TATCATAGTTTTCCTCCTTATAAAGATCCTTTTGTAGACATAACCCCTTTTATCCTTTTATCATATGTTAAAGCTTCACTTAATGCTTTTCCAAAAGCTTTGAATAAGCCTTCCACCATATGATGGTTGTTTTTTCCATAAATTATTCTTGCATGAAGCGTTATTCCACTATTCATAGCTAAAGCCCTAAAAAATTCTTCCACCATTTCTGTATCAAAATCTCCAATTTTATCTACTGTAAAATCAGCATCGAACACAAGGTAAGGTCTACCACTTAAATCTAGTGACACTGTAGCCAATGTTTCATCCATAGGTACAAAACTAGTTCCATACCGTTTTATCCCCTCTTTGCCCTTAAGTGCATCCTTAATCGCAAGTCCAAGCACTATCCCTACATCTTCAATAGTATGATGAGAATCTACAAATAAATCTCCCACAGCTTTAACGTATAAATCTAGAAGTCCATGTTTTGCAAAAAGGTTTAACATATGATCAAAGAAACCTATACCTGTATCGCCCTCAAAATTTCCAGCTCCATCTAAATTTATACGTACCTCAATATTAGTTTCATTACTTTTTCTTGATATTTTTGCTTCTCTTTGAATCATATACCTCGCTCCTTTGGAAATATTAATTGAATTTAAATAATGTTTTTTAATAAACAGTTATTTTCTTCTCTACTTCCTATTGTTATTCTCAAACAGTTTACTAATTTCCCTGAAGTAAAGCAACGCACATTTATACTTTGTTTTAAAAGCTTTTCTTTAGTTTCTAAAGCATTTGGAACCTCAACTAGTATAAAATTTGCTTTAGCTTTATGAAGTCTTATTTCATTAATACAATTCAATTTTTCCCATAAGTAAACTCTCTCTGCAAGTATGTTTTTAACATTGTTATATATTATTTCTGGTTTTTTTAATACAACACATGCTATACCTTGAGTAATAGCATTCACATTATAAGGTGGTTTTACTTTTTTAAGTTCGGCCATTAGAATCTTATTCGTAATCATGAATCCTAGCCTGATAGCTGCAAGCCCAATTTTCGAACAAGTCCTAAGTACAATTAAATTCTCATGAAAATCTATTTTATCTAAGATACTCTCGCCATAAAATTCAAAATATGCCTCGTCAATTACTACAACACATTTGCACCCTTCTATTATTTTAATAATATCCTCTCTTTTAATAATATTACCAGTAGGATTATTAGGGTTAGATAAAAATACGATCTTAACCTTTTCACTATTAGCCATAGAAATAAAACCATCTACGTCTAATTCTAATGCAGGTCCTAGTGGAAATTCAATTGGAATTCCTCCTGCAACCTTGGTATATAATCCATACATGGAGAAATCAGGACTTTGCATTGCTACTTTATCCCCAGCATTTAAAAATGTATGAGCGATTATTTGAATGCACTCATCTGAACCATTTCCAGCCATTACGTTTATACCTTTAACATTAGCATATTTAGCATAAAGATCACATACCTCGAGTGACTCTGGGTCTGGATACCTATTATAAATGGAATTCTCTATTACCGTACCTATTTCTTTTCTAGTTTCAAAATCAAGGTTATTAAAACTTTCATTGGCGTTTAATCTTACTTTATAATCAGTTTTACCTGCACTATATGATTCAAAATCACTTAAATCTTCTCTAAAAAAATCTTGTACCATTATTTAAACCTCACTTTAATAGAATTTCCATGAGCTGTAAGCCCTTCAACATCTGATAGTTTTATTATCTTGTCCTTAACTTCGCTTAGTGCTTCCTTAGTATAATATATATAACTTGATTTTTTGATGAAATCATCTACCGATAATGGTGAAAAGAATCTTGCAGTTCCACTTGTTGGAAGAACATGATTAGGTCCTGCTATATAATCTCCTAGTGGTTCTGGAGCATACTCACCTAAAAATATGGAACCTGCATTTTTTATATCACCCAAATAATTAAATGGGTCACGAACCATTACTTCAAGATGCTCAGGTGCAATGTCATTTGCAAGTTCTATAGCTTCCTTTATATTTTTAGTTATTAAGATAACTCCGTATTTTTCTAAAGATTCCTTAATGATTTTACACCTGCTCATATCTTTTATCTGTATTTCTAGCTCTTTAACTACCCTATTTGCAAGGTCCCTTGAAGTAGTTATAAGCATAGCTGACGCAAGAACATCATGTTCTGCTTGAGACATTAAATCCGCTGCAATGAAGTGTTCATTTGCAAACTCATCTGCAATAATTAAGATTTCACTGGGGCCTGCAATCATATCTATGGCAACAGATCCAAACACACTCTTTTTGGCCATAGCCACATAAATATTTCCTGGTCCTACTATTTTATCTACTTTAGATATTTTTTCTGTCCCATATGCAAGTCCGGCAATCGCCTGTGCACCACCCATTTTGTAAATCTTATCAACGCCAGCTATATCTGCTGCAACTAGAATATGAGGATTCACAGTTCCATCATTAAGTGGTGGTGTTACCATCACTAGATTTTCAACACCTGCAACCTTTGCTGGAATTGCATTCATAATAACAGATGAAGGGTAAGATGCCGTGCCACCAGGCACATATATCCCAACACTTTCAAGTCCTCTTAAAGTTTGGCCTAAAATAGCACCCTTTTCCTTTGTCATCATCCAAGCATTTCTTTTTTGTTTTTCGTGAAATTCCTTAACATTTATTTTTGCTAGTGTTATAGCATCTAAAAAATCTTGGTCAACCATTTTATATGCATTTTTAATTTCTGTATCTGTTACAACAAAATTTTTAGAAGTAACAAATTTACTATCAAATTTCTGAGTGTATTCAATTATAGCATCATCGCCTCTAGTTCTTACGTCTGCTAAAATTTTATCTACTATGATATTTACATCTTTTTGAACATCTTCCGTTCTTTTTTTTAAAAACTTCATATATTCTTTTCCATCAGTGCTATTTGCCTCTGTAATTTTTATCATTTTATCATCGCCTCATTTTTATCTACATATTGTTGAACCTTAAATATTAAAGTACCTATTTCATCCTTTTTCATCTTCATACTAGCTCTATTTACTATCATTCTTGCACTAATATCACATATTTTTTCTATAATAATCAATCCGTTTTCACGAAGAGTATCTCCTGTTTCAACCAAATCCACAATTGCATCTGATAATTCAAGGATTGGAGCAAGTTCCACTGACCCATCTAATTTAATAATTTCAACATCTTCATTATTTTTTTTGAAATATTCTTTTGCAACTGTTGGGTATTTAGTAGCTATTTTTTTACGATTATATCCATCATAACTTTTAAAACTTGGTAATGCTGCAACTGCAAACATACATTTTCCAACCTTTAAATCTACTACTTCATAAAATTCTTTATTTTGCTCCATTAAAGTATCTTTACCAACAATTCCAATATCTGCTGCGCCATGTTCTACATAGGTTAAAACATCCGTAGATTTAACTAAAACAAATTCTATATTGTTTTTTACATCCTTAAGAATTAATTTTCTTCCCTTATTTTTAAGATCTGTACAGTCTATTCCTATATCTTCAAACATAGAAATAGCATACTTTTCTAATCTTCCTTTTGTTAATGCTATACGTATTGCTTTCATAGTTATTCCCCCAAAATATTAATATACATATCTAAACCATTAATAAATTTCTCAGTACTTGTCTTAAAGCTTTTTTTACTTTTAGTATCTATTAATTCAATTTTGTTCCCTTCTAATATACAAATCATTTTATCTATTCCCTTTATCTGCGCATAAATCAGAGTTTTTTCTTTTTCTTCAAATAAACTTAATTCAGTACTAAGACCTTTGGCTCTAATTTGCTCTGCAAACTTATATGCACATGCTACTAAAGTATTTTCAAAATAAATCATGAATTTTTCATTGACCTTCTCATTATCATTACCTTGCTTTGAAAGAACAGACTGAATATTGTCCACATCTATGGCGAACCCAACTGCTGGCATTGATGCACCAAATTTTGATATTAGGTTATCATATCTTCCTCCACTAATTATTGTCGTTCCTACTTCACTACTATATCCTCTAAATGTTATCCCAGTATAATAATCAATATGCTGTACCATTCCTAAATCAATAGAAATATATTCACCAAATCCTACGCTTACTATACGCTCATAAATTTTTTCTATAGTATCGAGTGCTGCAAGTGCTCTCGTATTTTGAGTTAACATTCTTGCAGCGCCAAGTATTTCAATCCCACCAAACAGTTCTGGCAATTTTTTCAAAGCTTCTATATTTTCTATACCAAATGTTGCTTCCTTATCATCTATAAATTCTCTTAATGCTCCAAAGTTCTTATTTTCAACAAGACCCCTTAATCTTTCCATTTCTTCATAATCAAGATCTATATCTTCAATAAGGCCCTTGAAAAACTCGGCTTGACCAATTTCAAGTTCGAATTTTTTTACTCCTATAGCAATTAATGATGAAATAGCAGTTATAATTACTTCTGCATCTGATTTTGGACTTTCACTTCCTATTATTTCAATTCCAGATTGGGTCATTTCACTAACCTTTCCATTCCAGTTTTCATTTATTCTAAATATATTACCGCTATAACATATTCGAAGCGGATATGCTGAATCCCGAAGCTTTGTGGCAGCAATTCTGGCTATCGGCATAGTCATATCTGGTCTTAACACTAATATTCTTCCTGCATTATCAAA
This window of the Clostridium estertheticum genome carries:
- the hisB gene encoding imidazoleglycerol-phosphate dehydratase HisB — encoded protein: MIQREAKISRKSNETNIEVRINLDGAGNFEGDTGIGFFDHMLNLFAKHGLLDLYVKAVGDLFVDSHHTIEDVGIVLGLAIKDALKGKEGIKRYGTSFVPMDETLATVSLDLSGRPYLVFDADFTVDKIGDFDTEMVEEFFRALAMNSGITLHARIIYGKNNHHMVEGLFKAFGKALSEALTYDKRIKGVMSTKGSL
- the hisC gene encoding histidinol-phosphate transaminase, with protein sequence MVQDFFREDLSDFESYSAGKTDYKVRLNANESFNNLDFETRKEIGTVIENSIYNRYPDPESLEVCDLYAKYANVKGINVMAGNGSDECIQIIAHTFLNAGDKVAMQSPDFSMYGLYTKVAGGIPIEFPLGPALELDVDGFISMANSEKVKIVFLSNPNNPTGNIIKREDIIKIIEGCKCVVVIDEAYFEFYGESILDKIDFHENLIVLRTCSKIGLAAIRLGFMITNKILMAELKKVKPPYNVNAITQGIACVVLKKPEIIYNNVKNILAERVYLWEKLNCINEIRLHKAKANFILVEVPNALETKEKLLKQSINVRCFTSGKLVNCLRITIGSREENNCLLKNII
- the hisD gene encoding histidinol dehydrogenase codes for the protein MIKITEANSTDGKEYMKFLKKRTEDVQKDVNIIVDKILADVRTRGDDAIIEYTQKFDSKFVTSKNFVVTDTEIKNAYKMVDQDFLDAITLAKINVKEFHEKQKRNAWMMTKEKGAILGQTLRGLESVGIYVPGGTASYPSSVIMNAIPAKVAGVENLVMVTPPLNDGTVNPHILVAADIAGVDKIYKMGGAQAIAGLAYGTEKISKVDKIVGPGNIYVAMAKKSVFGSVAIDMIAGPSEILIIADEFANEHFIAADLMSQAEHDVLASAMLITTSRDLANRVVKELEIQIKDMSRCKIIKESLEKYGVILITKNIKEAIELANDIAPEHLEVMVRDPFNYLGDIKNAGSIFLGEYAPEPLGDYIAGPNHVLPTSGTARFFSPLSVDDFIKKSSYIYYTKEALSEVKDKIIKLSDVEGLTAHGNSIKVRFK
- the hisG gene encoding ATP phosphoribosyltransferase; its protein translation is MKAIRIALTKGRLEKYAISMFEDIGIDCTDLKNKGRKLILKDVKNNIEFVLVKSTDVLTYVEHGAADIGIVGKDTLMEQNKEFYEVVDLKVGKCMFAVAALPSFKSYDGYNRKKIATKYPTVAKEYFKKNNEDVEIIKLDGSVELAPILELSDAIVDLVETGDTLRENGLIIIEKICDISARMIVNRASMKMKKDEIGTLIFKVQQYVDKNEAMIK
- a CDS encoding ATP phosphoribosyltransferase regulatory subunit produces the protein MNNWKRHIPEGSRDILFEDCNNKIKIIDTLRNLYISTGYLEVISPTLEFYDVFQGDDVSIEQEKMYKLFDNAGRILVLRPDMTMPIARIAATKLRDSAYPLRICYSGNIFRINENWNGKVSEMTQSGIEIIGSESPKSDAEVIITAISSLIAIGVKKFELEIGQAEFFKGLIEDIDLDYEEMERLRGLVENKNFGALREFIDDKEATFGIENIEALKKLPELFGGIEILGAARMLTQNTRALAALDTIEKIYERIVSVGFGEYISIDLGMVQHIDYYTGITFRGYSSEVGTTIISGGRYDNLISKFGASMPAVGFAIDVDNIQSVLSKQGNDNEKVNEKFMIYFENTLVACAYKFAEQIRAKGLSTELSLFEEKEKTLIYAQIKGIDKMICILEGNKIELIDTKSKKSFKTSTEKFINGLDMYINILGE